Genomic segment of Bacteroidota bacterium:
GCAACAGCGTCGCAGGCAACAACATTGTCGAAAAAATAATTGCCTGTATAGCGGTAAACTTTGTTGGTCCTAATTCACTTGGCAACAGTTTGAATCCTGCTTTCAGGTAATCTTTCCATGCGATCCAGCAGATAGCCCAGAAATGCGGAAACTGCCAAAGAAACTGGATGCCAAATAAGATCCAGCCACCCGTTGACAATTCTGCTTCACCTGCGGCCCAGCCAATCAAACATGGTAATGAACCGGGAAATGCACCAACCAATACTGCTATTGAATTTACTTTTTTCAATGGCGTATAGATAAATGCATACAGGAATAAACTCAGCGCTGCTAAACCACCAGCCGTCCAGTTGAAATAATTTCCAAGAATGAATACACCTGCAATGCCACATATAATTCCAAAAGCATACGCTTCTGTTTGTGACATTCGACCCGATGCAACAGGACGATTTTTTGTCCGGCTCATCAATGCATCTGTATCTTTTTCAACTGCCATATTAATGGCATTGGCACCACCTGTTACCAAAAATCCACCTGCAAAGAGCAATAGAATAAATTTCCATTTATCCTCATAGTGGTCAAAACCGGGAGTAAGCATAAAACTTACCACACTGCTAAACACCACCATTATATTCAGCGAAGGCTTTGTTAGTTGTAAATAGTCTTTTACTTTATTCATTTCAATTCCTTCGCAAAATTTTCAAATAACAAATCTTTACATCACGATCAATATTCACTTAGTGTGAACTTTCATTCTCACCGGGCTTTTCTGTCTGCATGATAAATTCTCTTCCATCTTTACCATAATCATAAGGCCAACGGTGAACTTCAGGTATTTCACCTTCCCAGTTACCATGTCCCGGGTTGATAGGTGTTGTCCATTCCAGAGTGTTTGCACCCCATGGATTTGTTGTAGTTACTTTTCTTCCTTTGAAAATTGAATAGAAAAAATTAAACACAAACAATAACTGAACAGCAAATACTATGATCGAGACAACAGTGATCATTTTGTCTAAGTCCTGGAAAACATTAAAGTTGGTCCAGATACTTTTATCAAGATAACGGCGTGGCATACCTGCAAGACCCTGGTAGTGCATCGGCCAGAAGATCATATAAGCACCAATTATTGTTACCCAGAAATGGATAAATCCTAATGTTTTGTTCAGGTAGCGACCAAACATTTTCGGGAACCAGTGATAAACACCAGCAAACATTCCAAAGAAAGATGCAACACCCATTACAATATGGAAGTGTGCCACCACAAACATGGTATCATGCAGGTGAATATCAATTGTTGAGTTACCAAGGAAGATACCCGTTAATCCACCGGAAATAAATAAACTCACAAAACCAATTGCAAATAACATAGCCGGGGTGAAACGAATATTACCTCGCCACAATGTAGTGATCCAGTTAAACACTTTTATAGCGGATGGAACCGCGATCAATAATGTAAGCAACACGAATATAGATCCAAGGAATGGATTCAATCCCGTGACGAACATATGGTGTGCCCATACAAGGAAGGCTAGGATCGCAATAGCGAATAATGAACCCAGCATCGCCATATAACCAAAGATGGGTTTGCGTGAATTCACAGATAATATTTCTGATACCATACCCATTGCCGGCAACAGGATGATATAAACTTCCGGGTGACCCAGGAACCAGAACAAGTGCTGGAATAAAATAGCACTACCACCTTCGTTAGGTAATAT
This window contains:
- the cyoE gene encoding protoheme IX farnesyltransferase, producing MNKVKDYLQLTKPSLNIMVVFSSVVSFMLTPGFDHYEDKWKFILLLFAGGFLVTGGANAINMAVEKDTDALMSRTKNRPVASGRMSQTEAYAFGIICGIAGVFILGNYFNWTAGGLAALSLFLYAFIYTPLKKVNSIAVLVGAFPGSLPCLIGWAAGEAELSTGGWILFGIQFLWQFPHFWAICWIAWKDYLKAGFKLLPSELGPTKFTAIQAIIFSTMLLPATLLPFFTGMCSYDDVAGIVSLVLIILANAFMIMRCVNLYRKMDIPSARKVMFGSYMYLPVILLALYISKVSV
- a CDS encoding cytochrome c oxidase subunit I — encoded protein: MSNAAHPEVVTTHEVHHDEHHAHHKETFITKYVFSQDHKTIGKQFLITGIVWAIIGGLFSVLFRLQLGFPGQTFPILETFFGKNAAGGVITPEFYYALITMHGTVLVFFVLTAGLSGTFANILIPLQIGARDMASPFLNMLSYWFFFIASIIMISSLFVQTGPASGGWTMYPPLSALHDAGQGSKIGTDLWLISMAMFIVSSLLGGLNYITTILNMRTRGMSMTRLPLPIWAMFFTAVLGVLSFPVLLSGAILLLFDRNLGTSFYLSDIVVNGQILPNEGGSAILFQHLFWFLGHPEVYIILLPAMGMVSEILSVNSRKPIFGYMAMLGSLFAIAILAFLVWAHHMFVTGLNPFLGSIFVLLTLLIAVPSAIKVFNWITTLWRGNIRFTPAMLFAIGFVSLFISGGLTGIFLGNSTIDIHLHDTMFVVAHFHIVMGVASFFGMFAGVYHWFPKMFGRYLNKTLGFIHFWVTIIGAYMIFWPMHYQGLAGMPRRYLDKSIWTNFNVFQDLDKMITVVSIIVFAVQLLFVFNFFYSIFKGRKVTTTNPWGANTLEWTTPINPGHGNWEGEIPEVHRWPYDYGKDGREFIMQTEKPGENESSH